Proteins from one Diprion similis isolate iyDipSimi1 chromosome 3, iyDipSimi1.1, whole genome shotgun sequence genomic window:
- the LOC124404747 gene encoding protein CLEC16A homolog isoform X1 — MFRSRSWFGGGLWKPKNPHSLEHLKYLYNVLSKNHTVSENNRGLLVETLRSIAEILIWGDQNDSSVFDFFLEKNMLSFFLRIMKQKCGSYVCVQLLQTLNILFENIRNETSLYYLLSNNHVNSIIVHKFDFSDEEVMAYYISFLKTLSLKLNVHTIHFFYNEVNEILSYNLTSKFQHTNDFPLYTEAIKFFNHTEGMVRIAVRTLTLNVYRVEDASMLTFIRDRTAAPYFSNLVWFIGNHIIELDTCVRNDADHQSQNRLSDLVAEHLDHLHYLNDILCLDIPDLNQVLTEHLLHKLLVPLYVYSLTRHKSQFFQTKEKKKHVSAVVSLFLLSQVFLIISHGPLVHTLAAIILKSNLNIIENGASQLLEDYTNVSAVEKIAFVQPQESLKKSLESLNETQSDGIVSEIQFTAADTIEKTTECELTENPPSVEPSTSSNMSKTLPRPEVLNIDTSNDTLNKIKNLNVTDEEKEQRLALESPLTPQQSSSDVQEPLANKPFLESILNALSCTENDYAALFSLCLLYALANNQGIKPEMLDWVLSPSQKTFTKNWYNEILVDRLIQIITLSCQTNTKVRLVTLDLTIKLLLQLVMSDGQSLLQDYHLAAIESAKEQSTSLLRNFYKSEDIFLDMFEDEYSELQKRPLNVEWLMMDSNILLPPTGTPMTGIEFSKRLPCGEVERARRAIRIFFLIRELSLTLNGQPETHLPLTNLATCVQVNNVLDLNNTDLISCTIVGKDGQKIRRFLVMDLIQIILVEPDTRKLGWGVAKLVGLLQDIEVTGDKDDSRCLHLTIHRPLSSSATNRVPLLSAKCILDDHIRCMAAKQRLTKGRIKARQKKMSQIARLLDIPTGIPHCPTPPNYTLLNVRQERTTGRGQKQKDHPRPMFTVNKVPGFAAQMRRDSSSRSVAGQSAANGKLSDSSPNGKMRENGLKSREHSPKLPRPRSEEIPLEDMRSRKASLGKNVTCLPIAIQERIDVAITSTTPLSDTSPVLKKSEETSFTSPQNQEEPKTRRKGQVETV; from the exons ATGTTTCGAAGTCGTAGCTGGTTTGGCGGGGGCCTTTGGAAACCCAAAAATCCACATTCTCTGGAACATCTAAA ATACCTTTACAACGTCTTATCTAAGAATCATACTGTCTCCGAGAATAACAGAGGCCTACTAGTTGAGACCTTGCGTTCGATAGCTGAAATTTTGATCTGGGGCGATCAAAATGACAGCAGTGTGTTCGA ttttttcctggagaaaaatatgctttcattctttcttcgGATAATGAAACAGAAATGCGGTAGCTACGTATGTGTTCAACTCCTCCAAACGCTCAATATCTTGTTTGAGAATATTCGCAACGAAACATCTTTGT ATTACTTATTGAGCAACAACCATGTAAATAGTATAATTGTTCACAAATTTGACTTCAGTGACGAAGAAGTCATGGCTTACTACATAAGCTTTCTCAAAACTTTGAGCCTTAAACTGAACGTCCATACTATTCACTTCTTCTATAACGAGGTAAACGAG ATTCTTTCATATAACTTGACATCTAAATTTCAGCATACGAACGACTTCCCACTATACACCGAAGCTATCAAATTCTTCAATCACACTGAGGGCATGGTGCGCATTGCAGTGCGCACTTTGACGCTAAATGTGTATCGTGTTGAAGATGCTTCAATGCTGACATTCATCAGAGACAGGACGGCAGCTCCATATTTTAGTAATCTTGTTTGGTTTATTGGAAATCACATCATTGAACTAGACACTTGTGTTAGAAACGATGCCGA TCACCAGAGTCAGAATAGGCTCTCGGATTTAGTAGCTGAACATCTCGATCATCTGCATTACTTGAACGACATTCTTTGCCTGGATATACCAGATTTAAATCAAGTTCTTACCGAACACTTGCTTCACAAATTATTGGTGCCTTTGTACGTTTATTCGTTAACCAGGCATaagtcacaattttttcaaactaag gagaagaagaaacatgTCAGTGCCGTTGTATCCCTGTTTCTACTTTCACAAGTATTTTTGATTATATCGCACGGACCACTTGTTCACACTTTGGCTGCTATAATATTGAAGTCTAATTTAAATATAATCGAAAATGGTGCAAGTCAATTACTGGAGGATTATACAAATGTGTCCGCGGTTGAGAAAATAGCATTTGTACAGCCGCAGGAAAGCCTGAAAAAGTCGCTCGAAAGTTTGAACGAAACACAGAGCGACGGGATCGTGTCGGAGATTCAGTTTACTGCTGCAGATACAATTGAGAAAACCACAGAATGTGAACTGACTGAGAATCCACCTTCAGTTGAACCAAGTACTTCCAGTAATATGTCAAAAACTTTGCCACGACCTGAAGTTCTAAATATTGACACTTCAAACGATAcactgaataaaataaagaaccTTAATGTGACAGATGAAGAGAAGGAACAGCGGCTGGCTCTCGAAAGTCCATTAACACCTCAGCAATCGTCGAGTGATGTACAGGAACCCTTGGCCAATAAACCATTTTTGGAATCTATATTAAATGCATTAAGCTGTACGGAAAACGACTATGCAGCGTTGTTTTCATTATGTTTACTGTATGCTTTAGCTAATAATCAG gGTATCAAGCCTGAAATGTTGGACTGGGTATTATCCCCGTCACAGAAAACATTTACGAAAAATTGGTACAATGAAATTCTTGTAGATAGACTGATTCAGATAATCACGTTGAGTTGTCAAACAA acactAAGGTACGATTAGTCACACTGGATTTAACTATCAAGCTACTTCTACAATTGGTCATGTCAGATGGTCAGAGTTTGCTGCAAGATTATCATTTAGCAGCCATTGAATCTGCTAAAGAACAAAGTACTTCATTGCTTAGGAATTTTTATAAG AGCGAAGACATATTTTTAGATATGTTTGAAGATGAGTATAGCGAGTTACAAAAAAGGCCTTTGAATGTTGAGTGGTTGATGATGGATAGCAACATATTGCTTCCACCCACTGGAACTCCGATGACCGGCATTGAATTCAGCAAACGACTACCATGTGGCGAG GTGGAAAGAGCAAGAAGAGCAATAAGGATATTCTTTTTGATCAGGGAATTGTCATTAACACTTAATGGACAACCAGAGACGCATCTACCCTTAACAAATTTGGCAACCTGCGTCCAGGTTAACAACGTCCTTGATCTAA acaaTACGGATCTCATTTCCTGCACCATTGTTGGGAAAGATGGGCAAAAAATTCGACGGTTCTTAGTTATGGActtaattcaaataattcttgtCGAACCAGACACGAGGAAGTTAGGATGGGGAGTAGCGAAATTAGTCGGCCTACTACAAGACATAGAAGTTACAGGAGATAAAGATGATTCCAGATGCCTCCATTTGACAATTCACCGACCTTTAAGCAGCAGTGCTACCAATAGGGTACCCTTACTTTCGGCAAAATGTATTCTCGATGATCACATAAGATGTATGGCAGCTAAACAGAG ATTGACAAAAGGAAGAATCAAGGCGagacaaaagaaaatgagTCAGATAGCAAGACTGCTAGATATTCCAACTGGCATTCCGCACTGTCCCACACCTCCGAATTATACATTGCTCAATGTACGACAAGAAC GTACAACAGGAagaggacaaaaacaaaaagaccATCCAAGGCCCATGTTTACAGTAAATAAAGTCCCAGGATTTGCAGCTCAAATGCGACGTGATAGTTCATCACGTTCAGTTGCTGGGCAATCTGCAGCGAATGGTAAACTTTCTGATAGTAGCCCAAATGGCAAGATGCGCGAGAATGGTCTCAAGTCTCGCGAACATTCGCCGAAACTGCCAAGACCAAGAAGCGAGGAGATTCCGCTTGAAGATATGCGCAGTAGAAAAGCGTCTTTAGGGAAAAATGTCACTTGCCTCCCCATAGCAATTCAGGAGAGAATAGATGTTGCAATTACTAGTACAACTCCTCTATCTGACACATCTccggtattaaaaaaatctgaagaaaccTCGTTCACGTCACCTCAAAATCAAGAAGAGCCAAAAACACGTAGAAAGGGTCAGGTGGAAACTGTTTGA
- the LOC124404747 gene encoding protein CLEC16A homolog isoform X2, whose protein sequence is MFRSRSWFGGGLWKPKNPHSLEHLKYLYNVLSKNHTVSENNRGLLVETLRSIAEILIWGDQNDSSVFDFFLEKNMLSFFLRIMKQKCGSYVCVQLLQTLNILFENIRNETSLYYLLSNNHVNSIIVHKFDFSDEEVMAYYISFLKTLSLKLNVHTIHFFYNEILSYNLTSKFQHTNDFPLYTEAIKFFNHTEGMVRIAVRTLTLNVYRVEDASMLTFIRDRTAAPYFSNLVWFIGNHIIELDTCVRNDADHQSQNRLSDLVAEHLDHLHYLNDILCLDIPDLNQVLTEHLLHKLLVPLYVYSLTRHKSQFFQTKEKKKHVSAVVSLFLLSQVFLIISHGPLVHTLAAIILKSNLNIIENGASQLLEDYTNVSAVEKIAFVQPQESLKKSLESLNETQSDGIVSEIQFTAADTIEKTTECELTENPPSVEPSTSSNMSKTLPRPEVLNIDTSNDTLNKIKNLNVTDEEKEQRLALESPLTPQQSSSDVQEPLANKPFLESILNALSCTENDYAALFSLCLLYALANNQGIKPEMLDWVLSPSQKTFTKNWYNEILVDRLIQIITLSCQTNTKVRLVTLDLTIKLLLQLVMSDGQSLLQDYHLAAIESAKEQSTSLLRNFYKSEDIFLDMFEDEYSELQKRPLNVEWLMMDSNILLPPTGTPMTGIEFSKRLPCGEVERARRAIRIFFLIRELSLTLNGQPETHLPLTNLATCVQVNNVLDLNNTDLISCTIVGKDGQKIRRFLVMDLIQIILVEPDTRKLGWGVAKLVGLLQDIEVTGDKDDSRCLHLTIHRPLSSSATNRVPLLSAKCILDDHIRCMAAKQRLTKGRIKARQKKMSQIARLLDIPTGIPHCPTPPNYTLLNVRQERTTGRGQKQKDHPRPMFTVNKVPGFAAQMRRDSSSRSVAGQSAANGKLSDSSPNGKMRENGLKSREHSPKLPRPRSEEIPLEDMRSRKASLGKNVTCLPIAIQERIDVAITSTTPLSDTSPVLKKSEETSFTSPQNQEEPKTRRKGQVETV, encoded by the exons ATGTTTCGAAGTCGTAGCTGGTTTGGCGGGGGCCTTTGGAAACCCAAAAATCCACATTCTCTGGAACATCTAAA ATACCTTTACAACGTCTTATCTAAGAATCATACTGTCTCCGAGAATAACAGAGGCCTACTAGTTGAGACCTTGCGTTCGATAGCTGAAATTTTGATCTGGGGCGATCAAAATGACAGCAGTGTGTTCGA ttttttcctggagaaaaatatgctttcattctttcttcgGATAATGAAACAGAAATGCGGTAGCTACGTATGTGTTCAACTCCTCCAAACGCTCAATATCTTGTTTGAGAATATTCGCAACGAAACATCTTTGT ATTACTTATTGAGCAACAACCATGTAAATAGTATAATTGTTCACAAATTTGACTTCAGTGACGAAGAAGTCATGGCTTACTACATAAGCTTTCTCAAAACTTTGAGCCTTAAACTGAACGTCCATACTATTCACTTCTTCTATAACGAG ATTCTTTCATATAACTTGACATCTAAATTTCAGCATACGAACGACTTCCCACTATACACCGAAGCTATCAAATTCTTCAATCACACTGAGGGCATGGTGCGCATTGCAGTGCGCACTTTGACGCTAAATGTGTATCGTGTTGAAGATGCTTCAATGCTGACATTCATCAGAGACAGGACGGCAGCTCCATATTTTAGTAATCTTGTTTGGTTTATTGGAAATCACATCATTGAACTAGACACTTGTGTTAGAAACGATGCCGA TCACCAGAGTCAGAATAGGCTCTCGGATTTAGTAGCTGAACATCTCGATCATCTGCATTACTTGAACGACATTCTTTGCCTGGATATACCAGATTTAAATCAAGTTCTTACCGAACACTTGCTTCACAAATTATTGGTGCCTTTGTACGTTTATTCGTTAACCAGGCATaagtcacaattttttcaaactaag gagaagaagaaacatgTCAGTGCCGTTGTATCCCTGTTTCTACTTTCACAAGTATTTTTGATTATATCGCACGGACCACTTGTTCACACTTTGGCTGCTATAATATTGAAGTCTAATTTAAATATAATCGAAAATGGTGCAAGTCAATTACTGGAGGATTATACAAATGTGTCCGCGGTTGAGAAAATAGCATTTGTACAGCCGCAGGAAAGCCTGAAAAAGTCGCTCGAAAGTTTGAACGAAACACAGAGCGACGGGATCGTGTCGGAGATTCAGTTTACTGCTGCAGATACAATTGAGAAAACCACAGAATGTGAACTGACTGAGAATCCACCTTCAGTTGAACCAAGTACTTCCAGTAATATGTCAAAAACTTTGCCACGACCTGAAGTTCTAAATATTGACACTTCAAACGATAcactgaataaaataaagaaccTTAATGTGACAGATGAAGAGAAGGAACAGCGGCTGGCTCTCGAAAGTCCATTAACACCTCAGCAATCGTCGAGTGATGTACAGGAACCCTTGGCCAATAAACCATTTTTGGAATCTATATTAAATGCATTAAGCTGTACGGAAAACGACTATGCAGCGTTGTTTTCATTATGTTTACTGTATGCTTTAGCTAATAATCAG gGTATCAAGCCTGAAATGTTGGACTGGGTATTATCCCCGTCACAGAAAACATTTACGAAAAATTGGTACAATGAAATTCTTGTAGATAGACTGATTCAGATAATCACGTTGAGTTGTCAAACAA acactAAGGTACGATTAGTCACACTGGATTTAACTATCAAGCTACTTCTACAATTGGTCATGTCAGATGGTCAGAGTTTGCTGCAAGATTATCATTTAGCAGCCATTGAATCTGCTAAAGAACAAAGTACTTCATTGCTTAGGAATTTTTATAAG AGCGAAGACATATTTTTAGATATGTTTGAAGATGAGTATAGCGAGTTACAAAAAAGGCCTTTGAATGTTGAGTGGTTGATGATGGATAGCAACATATTGCTTCCACCCACTGGAACTCCGATGACCGGCATTGAATTCAGCAAACGACTACCATGTGGCGAG GTGGAAAGAGCAAGAAGAGCAATAAGGATATTCTTTTTGATCAGGGAATTGTCATTAACACTTAATGGACAACCAGAGACGCATCTACCCTTAACAAATTTGGCAACCTGCGTCCAGGTTAACAACGTCCTTGATCTAA acaaTACGGATCTCATTTCCTGCACCATTGTTGGGAAAGATGGGCAAAAAATTCGACGGTTCTTAGTTATGGActtaattcaaataattcttgtCGAACCAGACACGAGGAAGTTAGGATGGGGAGTAGCGAAATTAGTCGGCCTACTACAAGACATAGAAGTTACAGGAGATAAAGATGATTCCAGATGCCTCCATTTGACAATTCACCGACCTTTAAGCAGCAGTGCTACCAATAGGGTACCCTTACTTTCGGCAAAATGTATTCTCGATGATCACATAAGATGTATGGCAGCTAAACAGAG ATTGACAAAAGGAAGAATCAAGGCGagacaaaagaaaatgagTCAGATAGCAAGACTGCTAGATATTCCAACTGGCATTCCGCACTGTCCCACACCTCCGAATTATACATTGCTCAATGTACGACAAGAAC GTACAACAGGAagaggacaaaaacaaaaagaccATCCAAGGCCCATGTTTACAGTAAATAAAGTCCCAGGATTTGCAGCTCAAATGCGACGTGATAGTTCATCACGTTCAGTTGCTGGGCAATCTGCAGCGAATGGTAAACTTTCTGATAGTAGCCCAAATGGCAAGATGCGCGAGAATGGTCTCAAGTCTCGCGAACATTCGCCGAAACTGCCAAGACCAAGAAGCGAGGAGATTCCGCTTGAAGATATGCGCAGTAGAAAAGCGTCTTTAGGGAAAAATGTCACTTGCCTCCCCATAGCAATTCAGGAGAGAATAGATGTTGCAATTACTAGTACAACTCCTCTATCTGACACATCTccggtattaaaaaaatctgaagaaaccTCGTTCACGTCACCTCAAAATCAAGAAGAGCCAAAAACACGTAGAAAGGGTCAGGTGGAAACTGTTTGA
- the LOC124404747 gene encoding protein CLEC16A homolog isoform X6, which translates to MFRSRSWFGGGLWKPKNPHSLEHLKYLYNVLSKNHTVSENNRGLLVETLRSIAEILIWGDQNDSSVFDFFLEKNMLSFFLRIMKQKCGSYVCVQLLQTLNILFENIRNETSLYYLLSNNHVNSIIVHKFDFSDEEVMAYYISFLKTLSLKLNVHTIHFFYNEVNEILSYNLTSKFQHTNDFPLYTEAIKFFNHTEGMVRIAVRTLTLNVYRVEDASMLTFIRDRTAAPYFSNLVWFIGNHIIELDTCVRNDADHQSQNRLSDLVAEHLDHLHYLNDILCLDIPDLNQVLTEHLLHKLLVPLYVYSLTRHKSQFFQTKEKKKHVSAVVSLFLLSQVFLIISHGPLVHTLAAIILKSNLNIIENGASQLLEDYTNVSAVEKIAFVQPQESLKKSLESLNETQSDGIVSEIQFTAADTIEKTTECELTENPPSVEPSTSSNMSKTLPRPEVLNIDTSNDTLNKIKNLNVTDEEKEQRLALESPLTPQQSSSDVQEPLANKPFLESILNALSCTENDYAALFSLCLLYALANNQGIKPEMLDWVLSPSQKTFTKNWYNEILVDRLIQIITLSCQTNTKVRLVTLDLTIKLLLQLVMSDGQSLLQDYHLAAIESAKEQSTSLLRNFYKSEDIFLDMFEDEYSELQKRPLNVEWLMMDSNILLPPTGTPMTGIEFSKRLPCGEVERARRAIRIFFLIRELSLTLNGQPETHLPLTNLATCVQVNNVLDLNTRKLGWGVAKLVGLLQDIEVTGDKDDSRCLHLTIHRPLSSSATNRVPLLSAKCILDDHIRCMAAKQRLTKGRIKARQKKMSQIARLLDIPTGIPHCPTPPNYTLLNVRQERTTGRGQKQKDHPRPMFTVNKVPGFAAQMRRDSSSRSVAGQSAANGKLSDSSPNGKMRENGLKSREHSPKLPRPRSEEIPLEDMRSRKASLGKNVTCLPIAIQERIDVAITSTTPLSDTSPVLKKSEETSFTSPQNQEEPKTRRKGQVETV; encoded by the exons ATGTTTCGAAGTCGTAGCTGGTTTGGCGGGGGCCTTTGGAAACCCAAAAATCCACATTCTCTGGAACATCTAAA ATACCTTTACAACGTCTTATCTAAGAATCATACTGTCTCCGAGAATAACAGAGGCCTACTAGTTGAGACCTTGCGTTCGATAGCTGAAATTTTGATCTGGGGCGATCAAAATGACAGCAGTGTGTTCGA ttttttcctggagaaaaatatgctttcattctttcttcgGATAATGAAACAGAAATGCGGTAGCTACGTATGTGTTCAACTCCTCCAAACGCTCAATATCTTGTTTGAGAATATTCGCAACGAAACATCTTTGT ATTACTTATTGAGCAACAACCATGTAAATAGTATAATTGTTCACAAATTTGACTTCAGTGACGAAGAAGTCATGGCTTACTACATAAGCTTTCTCAAAACTTTGAGCCTTAAACTGAACGTCCATACTATTCACTTCTTCTATAACGAGGTAAACGAG ATTCTTTCATATAACTTGACATCTAAATTTCAGCATACGAACGACTTCCCACTATACACCGAAGCTATCAAATTCTTCAATCACACTGAGGGCATGGTGCGCATTGCAGTGCGCACTTTGACGCTAAATGTGTATCGTGTTGAAGATGCTTCAATGCTGACATTCATCAGAGACAGGACGGCAGCTCCATATTTTAGTAATCTTGTTTGGTTTATTGGAAATCACATCATTGAACTAGACACTTGTGTTAGAAACGATGCCGA TCACCAGAGTCAGAATAGGCTCTCGGATTTAGTAGCTGAACATCTCGATCATCTGCATTACTTGAACGACATTCTTTGCCTGGATATACCAGATTTAAATCAAGTTCTTACCGAACACTTGCTTCACAAATTATTGGTGCCTTTGTACGTTTATTCGTTAACCAGGCATaagtcacaattttttcaaactaag gagaagaagaaacatgTCAGTGCCGTTGTATCCCTGTTTCTACTTTCACAAGTATTTTTGATTATATCGCACGGACCACTTGTTCACACTTTGGCTGCTATAATATTGAAGTCTAATTTAAATATAATCGAAAATGGTGCAAGTCAATTACTGGAGGATTATACAAATGTGTCCGCGGTTGAGAAAATAGCATTTGTACAGCCGCAGGAAAGCCTGAAAAAGTCGCTCGAAAGTTTGAACGAAACACAGAGCGACGGGATCGTGTCGGAGATTCAGTTTACTGCTGCAGATACAATTGAGAAAACCACAGAATGTGAACTGACTGAGAATCCACCTTCAGTTGAACCAAGTACTTCCAGTAATATGTCAAAAACTTTGCCACGACCTGAAGTTCTAAATATTGACACTTCAAACGATAcactgaataaaataaagaaccTTAATGTGACAGATGAAGAGAAGGAACAGCGGCTGGCTCTCGAAAGTCCATTAACACCTCAGCAATCGTCGAGTGATGTACAGGAACCCTTGGCCAATAAACCATTTTTGGAATCTATATTAAATGCATTAAGCTGTACGGAAAACGACTATGCAGCGTTGTTTTCATTATGTTTACTGTATGCTTTAGCTAATAATCAG gGTATCAAGCCTGAAATGTTGGACTGGGTATTATCCCCGTCACAGAAAACATTTACGAAAAATTGGTACAATGAAATTCTTGTAGATAGACTGATTCAGATAATCACGTTGAGTTGTCAAACAA acactAAGGTACGATTAGTCACACTGGATTTAACTATCAAGCTACTTCTACAATTGGTCATGTCAGATGGTCAGAGTTTGCTGCAAGATTATCATTTAGCAGCCATTGAATCTGCTAAAGAACAAAGTACTTCATTGCTTAGGAATTTTTATAAG AGCGAAGACATATTTTTAGATATGTTTGAAGATGAGTATAGCGAGTTACAAAAAAGGCCTTTGAATGTTGAGTGGTTGATGATGGATAGCAACATATTGCTTCCACCCACTGGAACTCCGATGACCGGCATTGAATTCAGCAAACGACTACCATGTGGCGAG GTGGAAAGAGCAAGAAGAGCAATAAGGATATTCTTTTTGATCAGGGAATTGTCATTAACACTTAATGGACAACCAGAGACGCATCTACCCTTAACAAATTTGGCAACCTGCGTCCAGGTTAACAACGTCCTTGATCTAA ACACGAGGAAGTTAGGATGGGGAGTAGCGAAATTAGTCGGCCTACTACAAGACATAGAAGTTACAGGAGATAAAGATGATTCCAGATGCCTCCATTTGACAATTCACCGACCTTTAAGCAGCAGTGCTACCAATAGGGTACCCTTACTTTCGGCAAAATGTATTCTCGATGATCACATAAGATGTATGGCAGCTAAACAGAG ATTGACAAAAGGAAGAATCAAGGCGagacaaaagaaaatgagTCAGATAGCAAGACTGCTAGATATTCCAACTGGCATTCCGCACTGTCCCACACCTCCGAATTATACATTGCTCAATGTACGACAAGAAC GTACAACAGGAagaggacaaaaacaaaaagaccATCCAAGGCCCATGTTTACAGTAAATAAAGTCCCAGGATTTGCAGCTCAAATGCGACGTGATAGTTCATCACGTTCAGTTGCTGGGCAATCTGCAGCGAATGGTAAACTTTCTGATAGTAGCCCAAATGGCAAGATGCGCGAGAATGGTCTCAAGTCTCGCGAACATTCGCCGAAACTGCCAAGACCAAGAAGCGAGGAGATTCCGCTTGAAGATATGCGCAGTAGAAAAGCGTCTTTAGGGAAAAATGTCACTTGCCTCCCCATAGCAATTCAGGAGAGAATAGATGTTGCAATTACTAGTACAACTCCTCTATCTGACACATCTccggtattaaaaaaatctgaagaaaccTCGTTCACGTCACCTCAAAATCAAGAAGAGCCAAAAACACGTAGAAAGGGTCAGGTGGAAACTGTTTGA